The following nucleotide sequence is from Drosophila kikkawai strain 14028-0561.14 chromosome 2L, DkikHiC1v2, whole genome shotgun sequence.
tttaaaacaatGCGTTTCCTTTTGGTTGTTTTTCTCTCCATTACGATAATTGCACAATCTGTGCCTTGGTCTTGGGCCAGTTTTCCTTTAGTTGCTCACATCCGGTCAACTGTCGGCGTTTATAATAATTGCAGTTCATTTGCATGCCCGGGAAAATGCAGCTCCCTTCATCTTGGCAGTTGTCGCCTGTCGCCGCCTCTCATGCGGCAACAGCAACTGTCGCCGTTGCTGTCACTCGATGTCGCAGCGCATTAGAATATGTTGCATGCCCCCCCGTACCCTGTCGCGTCCTCTACCTCCCCGCCATGCATGCATATTGCAGTTTGCAGTTCCATATGCAATGTGCAGGCGCGGGCAAATTTTTATCTTATGACAGCTGCTGCCACCGCTGTTGTTGCGATACCCTTGCTTGGGGGTAACTAGGTTGGGCTTAAGACTTGCACGTTACATGGAAACATTAGATCATAAGTGTCTTATTATGGAGTAGATATATCACTTAACATTTATCTaggatttattttgatttcgtGAATTGTGAAATTAACCTGATACTTAAGGGCATTTACAGATTCGTTGTTTGTCCCTTTTGATTCAGTTGCAGTTTCTGCTCGCAAAAAATATGTTGTTGTCGCGTTGAGTGTTGTTGCCacacttgtgtgtgtgtgcgtgtgtgttggtgAGCTGCCCTTAGCACacgaggctgctgctgctgctgctgactgaGACACACACTGTCGCACTCACGAGTGCACTCATCGCTGCAAGAAGGAAATGCGCCCGAAAACAAATGTCAGCtgtaaaaatcataaatttaatgcaaaatgcaaaaacgCTTTACGCTTCGTTGCGCTTTTACTCTCTGACAGGTGACCCTTGCACCTCGTCCACCCCATTGCATTGCATACCGCCCTGCAGCGACCTTTAGCTCTTGGTAGCTAAAATATGATGTATGTGGAGCTTTTGCGAGGAAAATGCTGCAATGCTGCTTCCTAGATGCCCTGCAAGCAGGAAGAAATTACCTAATACAGTCCTGTGCCAACAGGGCAAAAAGATTTATAGTTagatataattaatttccatcttctatattttttccaattgATTTATTAACTGGTCCAAATCCAAAGCTTAATTTTCTGAGCTATTGTCCAGAGACTAAGCCTATAGTTATTATAAAcacaatataaattttaatcgTAAGACGATCCGAACGTGTTGCCAAACCCAAAATGTAGGCAATCGATGAAAAAAATAACCGAAATACCTCTAAAGATAAAGCCAATCAATGATGTCACGCCTTCTTGTCTTTGGTCATTAATGTGGGCTGATTGTGTTGAGGACTGAGCGGTAATACGACAGTGTCTTGACACTAAAAGCATTTTTCCATTCGACAAAAAACCAACTTTGTTGTTTACATTTCGCCTTGAGCTTTCATTTAAggctaacaaaaaaatatttcaccaAAATGACAAACATATCAAACTAATTGCGGATTCATGCAAATGAGCAACGAAAAAAACGGAGAAGATATAAAGAATTCGAAATGATGAAAATTAATTGCCAATATTAACGCGTTTTAACACAAAAAGTATGTTAGATATTGTATAAGCGATAACCAGCAGCCACATCAGCcacaataacaataaagtAGCATTCAAGTAAATGTTTATCATTTCTtgtcccccttttttttgtgactctcaaatttgttattaattaacaATCATTAATTATCATCAAAGTGACTCGGAAGAATATTGAAACTTAACGATGCCTGCCTTTTGTGGcttgtgtttaatttatatCCCATTAATATGCAGCAATTTATTTATCGCGACGCATGCATTCGACTTGTGCCAAAAGATCGAGTGAAATTTATTGGTGTATTTAGCATTGGAATTGGAAAATATGCTAAAATTCagttaatttacattttagtACCCAcgcatttttgaaaaattcattatgtaaaattttgaaaagatCTTTGAATGCTTTTGAAGGGTGAAAAAGGAttcctttctttcttttcttaacTAAAACTTGTACCTTCCAGAAATCGTTTTATATAGCACAATCAAGGCGCGATCGGTTGGAGGATTTCAGGTGAGCTAAATAAGTCATTCAAGAGGCAAAATTGCACTGTAATTGCTTGTGGAAACCCGTTCGTTTATAGactgtataattttattacccTAATGAAATGTTAAAAGTTTTCAGTGATCAGTGATGATCTGATCTGCCTTTTACTACGTGACTCCATCTCCATCCGGGatgcatgtacatatatgcggCAATGtggcatataaatatataatttatattgtgTCGGCACGTTGCTGTTGATGGAGCCACTGACGCGCGATGCCACCCAGGAACCCCCTCGGATCCGCGAACCTCGAACCCTAAGATGGATGCGAACCGAGCTGAGAGATCGCTGGCCCGATGTTAATGGGCGTGTCAACTAAATTATGAGTTTCGCACACGAGAACGGGAGGCGGCAACAGGACCAGATCCCATCCAGCTGGGTAAGTATATGGCGAGCGGTGGAAAATGCTTAAGTAAATTACAGTGCGTGCAAATGTGCTTGTGAACATGGAATTATAATTTAGCCCCGAACCGAGCGAGCCGCTCCAATTTACAATTAGCAAATGTTGGCCCGCTCGGGCACCGCTGATGAAGgggttttaataaattcagCTCGGTACTCGCATGCCTGGGTATAGAAAGGGAGATGGATGCAAgaaataatgataaaaattaacaacCAGAAAGCGGTTTTCATCTTAAGTGCAGTTTACGCTTGATTATTATGTTTGCGGGACGAGTTTCCGGGTGGTTAACTGCCCAGCTCCGGTGCCAAAGTCCATTGCAAACATTGCAATTTCGAATGCCACCAAATGAGTTAATTTTGGTGGCCATTGGGCCAGGCTAAGTCGAGAAGCCAACATGCTCGCTGGCAAAAACAACTGATGTATAGTCCATTTTTGGGCGCAATCAATTGTTGGCCTCCAGCGATATGTCAAACATTTGCGGTTTCGGGATTGGATTGCATGTTTTTGGTAAATCAAACTTCATGCATACATGGAGTAACTGAGCTGCCCCGCAGGTATTTGTTTTAACTGGAGTTTCAATCAAACAGATGTTGGCCTCTGGGCTATGGAATATCAAAACTATGCAAAGTGTTATCAAgcgaaaaaatatgaaatatacaAACACTTGAAGTATCCCAGCTTGGTCTTAAAATAAGCAACGAATTTTTGGGAATTGCTCATATACTTTGAAATTGAGTTTACTTTAAAGTGTTTACATTGAAATACATCGATAAATCAACGCGTAAAGTCGCCGCACTTGAAGCACTTGCATTCGGTTGGCTCTCGGAGACGTATGTCCATGCTGCCCATTTCCGGAGAGGTGAGACGGGTGCCATCCGGATCGTAGCAATGAGTTAGGGTAATAACTTTTTCCTTGAGGAAGCTTTCGCGACAGCAGTAGCATTCCTGCAGGAAAGGGAGACCTTAGCTTGTACACTACTTCCAGAAAACCCTCAGTTAATATTCACCTTTAGAAATCCCGTTGGAGTTATCACCGAAGGCTGCACCTGACTATTGCAAAGTCCCTCGCACTTGTTCACTATGACATCGGCATTGCAGGTCCTCTGCATTCGTCCCAGCTCATCAAACTCCTCTTTAATCAAATGGATCTCCGATTTTAGGGTCTCGCAGTTCTCGTCTCCGGCGCCCTGGCTGTAGCGCAGGGCCCTCAGGCACTGGGGCATTAGCACTGCGGCAACGAATAGGAGCTCCTGGACATGCATTCTGGCCCACACCCAGCTCCAAGTTCAACTGTTTGGGTACGCCAAATC
It contains:
- the Pburs gene encoding partner of bursicon → MHVQELLFVAAVLMPQCLRALRYSQGAGDENCETLKSEIHLIKEEFDELGRMQRTCNADVIVNKCEGLCNSQVQPSVITPTGFLKECYCCRESFLKEKVITLTHCYDPDGTRLTSPEMGSMDIRLREPTECKCFKCGDFTR